A part of Citrifermentans bremense genomic DNA contains:
- a CDS encoding peptidyl-prolyl cis-trans isomerase, giving the protein MKAKLLTTGTVAVMAGMVLCMEVPGFASEQPAPQAVAQPVQTPEPKGATPEAGTAGTAKTESVAVTKPVSDEARADGVYIHLKAPFYSPLFFDVPLASVNDEKITLGDLQKALMSLHEKMTEEKEVSAKKNFMEPLERLINVKLVVQEAKNMELDQQAEIKSNLEKFADQQLRQVLFLERVKDIKPDEKKVQKEYRDAIKEMKLKSVMFLKEKDAKAFLEEIKHGKKFEELRDKVLKEGRAEAVGQDERQFATNAALGPIVSAELADVKAGAVSPIIEITNGFIIAKVEEIRYIDNPEALEQARSKVLSQMKLDSLKGYKAELVKKYAKENTKLVNSLDFEAKKPGFEKFLTDKRVVMSIKGEEPIRVRDLADALNSKFFHGIENAIKEKKLNREKLLALDELESVRVFKKEALEKRLDKSEEYLKRIEDHKTSVLFGAFIEKVVKPDVTFTVTQVKDYYEKHLSDYAGPETFQIAGIAFTKEGDAQKAIDKLREGVDFAWLKNNADGQVAKNARGLLQFNDEALTLQNMPEQMQKVVKGARKGDYRLYESPEGYAYALFIKEKEEAKPRPLEEVKDEVGQKVAWLNMTQDIEKWFKKLREAYPVKIYLESR; this is encoded by the coding sequence ATGAAAGCTAAGTTACTTACTACTGGAACCGTTGCAGTTATGGCCGGCATGGTATTGTGCATGGAAGTCCCGGGCTTCGCATCTGAGCAGCCCGCACCTCAGGCAGTCGCGCAACCGGTTCAGACCCCCGAGCCGAAAGGCGCAACCCCGGAAGCCGGCACAGCTGGTACGGCTAAAACGGAATCGGTTGCAGTCACAAAGCCGGTTAGCGACGAGGCCAGGGCCGACGGGGTCTACATCCACCTGAAGGCACCGTTTTACTCCCCACTTTTCTTCGATGTGCCTCTAGCCTCAGTGAACGACGAGAAAATCACCTTGGGGGACCTGCAAAAAGCCCTGATGTCCTTGCATGAAAAGATGACCGAGGAGAAGGAAGTCTCGGCGAAGAAAAATTTCATGGAGCCGCTGGAGCGCCTGATCAACGTCAAGCTCGTGGTGCAAGAAGCGAAAAACATGGAGCTCGACCAGCAGGCTGAAATAAAGAGCAACCTCGAAAAGTTCGCGGATCAGCAACTGAGGCAGGTTCTTTTCCTTGAAAGGGTGAAGGACATCAAGCCGGACGAGAAGAAGGTCCAAAAGGAATACCGCGACGCGATCAAGGAAATGAAGCTTAAAAGCGTGATGTTCCTGAAGGAGAAGGACGCCAAGGCCTTCCTCGAGGAAATTAAGCACGGCAAGAAATTTGAGGAGCTGCGCGACAAGGTCCTGAAGGAAGGAAGGGCTGAAGCGGTAGGGCAGGACGAACGGCAGTTCGCCACCAATGCAGCCCTGGGGCCCATCGTCAGCGCGGAGCTCGCCGACGTCAAAGCCGGGGCCGTCAGCCCCATCATCGAGATCACGAACGGCTTCATCATCGCCAAGGTCGAGGAAATCCGCTATATCGATAATCCAGAGGCCCTGGAGCAGGCACGCAGCAAGGTGCTCAGCCAGATGAAGCTCGACAGCCTGAAGGGGTACAAGGCCGAACTCGTCAAGAAGTACGCGAAGGAAAACACCAAACTGGTTAACTCCCTTGATTTCGAGGCCAAGAAGCCGGGGTTCGAGAAATTTCTCACGGACAAGCGGGTGGTTATGTCCATCAAGGGGGAGGAACCGATTCGCGTCAGAGACCTGGCCGATGCTCTGAACTCCAAGTTTTTCCACGGCATCGAGAATGCGATCAAGGAGAAGAAGCTCAATAGGGAAAAACTGCTGGCGCTCGACGAACTCGAGTCGGTGCGGGTCTTCAAAAAGGAAGCCCTGGAGAAGAGGCTGGACAAGTCTGAAGAGTATCTGAAGAGGATCGAGGACCACAAGACTTCGGTGCTGTTCGGGGCCTTTATAGAAAAGGTTGTCAAACCCGACGTCACCTTCACGGTGACCCAGGTCAAGGACTATTACGAGAAGCATCTTTCGGATTACGCAGGGCCGGAAACCTTTCAGATAGCCGGCATCGCCTTCACCAAGGAGGGGGATGCACAGAAAGCGATCGACAAGTTGAGGGAGGGAGTGGATTTCGCCTGGCTAAAAAACAACGCGGACGGCCAGGTGGCTAAGAACGCGCGTGGCCTGCTCCAGTTCAACGATGAGGCACTTACGCTGCAGAACATGCCGGAGCAGATGCAGAAGGTGGTGAAAGGCGCCCGCAAAGGAGACTACAGGTTGTATGAAAGCCCGGAAGGGTATGCCTATGCCCTGTTCATCAAGGAGAAAGAAGAGGCGAAACCGCGTCCTTTGGAAGAGGTGAAAGATGAGGTCGGCCAGAAAGTTGCCTGGCTGAACATGACGCAGGATATAGAGAAATGGTTCAAGAAGCTGAGGGAAGCCTATCCCGTGAAGATTTACCTTGAATCGCGGTAA
- a CDS encoding cytochrome C encodes MRISKLFALLLFGAVCGALISSHPALGFHSGGVGECEGCHTMHNSKEGTNVGAGGAALLKGSDATSTCLLCHQASNLTGPTTFHVSTPDGEILAGAPPKQLSPGGDFAWLKKTFTWYPDMVSPLNTSPGERHGHNVVSLDFGYQPDGTNLTAPGGVYPSQSLSCISCHDPHGKYRRNLDGTVTTEGRPIKSSGSFDVSPAPDGQTSVGSYRMLAGSGYAPKGVGGSLAFVYPPPVALAPLTANRSEATSQTRVAYGSGMSDWCRNCHTGNIHNGSFGFQHPTSGSASGSSTGTLDAVMTAYYDSYVKTGDLTGTQATAYISLVPFEIGTSSYYVMQSILGNTPTKGPDSADGTPSVMCLSCHRAHASAWDRGARWNTNTAQIERNGKYSEEGALYQPYGQGRTEAEALQGYYQIPETRFDPNQQKLCYKCHSTLPQ; translated from the coding sequence TTGAGGATATCCAAACTTTTCGCCTTGCTTCTCTTCGGTGCGGTCTGCGGCGCTCTTATATCTTCCCACCCGGCTCTAGGGTTTCATTCCGGCGGGGTAGGTGAGTGCGAAGGGTGCCATACCATGCACAACTCCAAGGAAGGGACCAACGTGGGCGCCGGCGGTGCGGCACTGCTCAAGGGAAGCGATGCGACCTCCACATGTCTTCTATGCCACCAGGCGAGCAACCTCACCGGCCCGACTACCTTCCACGTCAGCACCCCCGACGGCGAGATCCTGGCGGGCGCCCCGCCCAAACAGCTGAGCCCCGGAGGTGACTTCGCCTGGCTCAAGAAGACCTTCACCTGGTATCCGGATATGGTGTCACCGCTCAACACCAGCCCTGGCGAACGCCATGGCCACAACGTGGTCTCGCTGGATTTCGGATACCAACCGGACGGTACCAACCTTACCGCGCCCGGAGGGGTTTATCCTTCCCAGTCGCTTTCATGCATCAGTTGCCATGATCCGCATGGCAAGTACCGCCGTAACCTGGATGGCACCGTCACCACGGAAGGACGCCCCATTAAGTCCTCGGGCTCGTTCGATGTCAGTCCCGCACCGGACGGTCAGACTTCGGTCGGTTCCTATCGGATGCTGGCCGGCTCAGGCTACGCCCCCAAGGGGGTTGGCGGCTCCCTGGCATTTGTGTACCCCCCGCCGGTCGCGTTGGCGCCGTTGACCGCCAACCGTTCCGAAGCGACTTCCCAAACCCGCGTGGCCTACGGCTCCGGGATGTCGGACTGGTGCCGGAACTGCCATACCGGTAACATCCACAACGGCAGCTTCGGCTTTCAGCATCCCACCTCGGGATCCGCCTCCGGAAGTTCCACTGGTACGCTCGATGCCGTGATGACCGCCTACTACGACAGTTACGTCAAGACCGGCGACCTGACGGGAACACAAGCCACAGCGTACATCTCCCTGGTTCCATTTGAAATCGGCACCAGCAGCTATTACGTGATGCAGAGCATCCTGGGGAATACCCCGACCAAGGGGCCGGACAGCGCGGACGGCACACCTTCGGTCATGTGTCTTTCCTGCCACCGTGCTCACGCGAGCGCCTGGGACAGGGGCGCCAGGTGGAATACGAACACGGCGCAAATCGAACGTAACGGCAAGTATTCCGAAGAGGGGGCGCTCTACCAGCCCTACGGACAGGGGCGCACCGAGGCCGAGGCGCTGCAGGGATACTACCAGATACCCGAAACGAGGTTCGACCCCAACCAGCAGAAGCTTTGCTACAAGTGTCACTCGACGCTGCCGCAATGA
- a CDS encoding cytochrome C gives MKLTKILATTAVLSLATAGSALAFHSGGVAECEGCHSMHNSFEGAANVTGMTQYQSGPYLLKAQDQSGACLNCHESADTAPTGYHISTAGVTPNNSSAPVEMTPGGDFAWLKKSMTGSIRGKATTWEGDRHGHNVIATDFGYTADKVLTAAPGGTYPAGNLACSSCHDPHGKYRRLADGSQATTGAPIFNSGSYTNSKDPITGVSAVGVYRLLAGAGYQPKSLAGSFAFTNPSPDAVAPSSYNGVNTTIAGTFDKVAYGQGMSEWCANCHTAMHNSTFTSGASGTVHPAGNGAKLTAAIAGNYNAYVSSGIAGTPAANGYSALAPFEVGMTDRTPASYTALKAFQAAPAAASTSNNVLCLSCHRAHASGFESMARYYLGNEFMTVADATNAAVYDSSTTEAKINTGYDVTQQTNAYNGRPATLFGPYARDYCNKCHAKD, from the coding sequence ATGAAACTGACCAAGATTCTCGCAACAACAGCAGTCCTCAGTCTTGCTACCGCTGGTAGCGCCCTTGCTTTCCACTCCGGCGGCGTCGCCGAGTGCGAAGGTTGCCACTCCATGCACAACTCGTTCGAAGGTGCAGCGAACGTGACCGGTATGACTCAGTACCAGTCCGGCCCGTACCTCCTGAAAGCTCAGGATCAGTCCGGCGCCTGCCTTAACTGCCATGAGTCTGCAGACACCGCACCGACCGGCTACCACATCTCCACCGCAGGTGTAACCCCGAACAACAGCTCCGCTCCGGTCGAAATGACCCCCGGCGGCGACTTCGCCTGGCTGAAGAAATCCATGACGGGCTCCATCCGCGGCAAGGCAACTACCTGGGAAGGCGATCGCCACGGCCACAACGTCATCGCTACCGACTTCGGCTACACCGCTGACAAAGTCCTGACCGCGGCTCCTGGCGGCACCTACCCGGCAGGCAATCTGGCCTGCTCCTCCTGCCATGATCCCCACGGCAAGTACCGTCGTCTTGCTGACGGCTCCCAGGCCACGACCGGCGCGCCGATCTTCAACTCCGGTTCCTACACCAACAGCAAAGACCCGATCACCGGCGTCTCCGCAGTCGGCGTGTACCGTCTCCTTGCCGGCGCAGGCTACCAGCCGAAGTCCCTCGCTGGCTCCTTCGCCTTCACCAACCCGTCCCCGGACGCAGTCGCTCCGAGCAGCTACAACGGCGTCAACACCACCATCGCTGGTACGTTTGACAAGGTCGCTTACGGTCAGGGCATGTCCGAGTGGTGTGCTAACTGCCACACCGCTATGCACAACAGCACCTTTACCTCCGGTGCGAGCGGCACGGTTCACCCGGCTGGCAACGGCGCCAAGCTGACCGCCGCTATCGCTGGTAACTACAATGCCTACGTTTCTTCCGGCATCGCCGGCACCCCGGCTGCCAATGGCTACAGCGCCCTGGCACCGTTCGAAGTAGGCATGACCGATCGCACCCCGGCTTCCTACACCGCACTGAAGGCGTTCCAGGCCGCTCCCGCTGCCGCCAGCACCAGCAACAACGTGCTCTGCCTCTCCTGCCACCGCGCTCACGCTTCCGGCTTCGAGAGCATGGCCCGCTACTACCTGGGCAACGAGTTCATGACCGTCGCTGACGCAACCAACGCCGCAGTATACGACAGCAGCACCACCGAGGCCAAAATCAACACCGGCTACGACGTCACCCAGCAGACCAACGCTTACAACGGCCGTCCGGCTACCCTCTTCGGACCGTATGCTCGTGACTACTGCAACAAGTGCCACGCTAAAGACTAG
- a CDS encoding YncE family protein, translating into MPIKTFAILLILLLCGACTSQVTRLKPVPTEDGEVYLYAQPLPQEATGLRFRLKQVIAVKGDGAEVPLTVMLPDLRPGTSDRQRLLAHGFLPPGQYQGFYFQAEQAFLAGEKGENELAIDEKRELQVFPFTVKRRQADLFSLSFKVGESLRRVQGFMPIFVLGTLPKPLTNLTGYVTNYAAGDITVFDKRSGEALDVIATGRAPKTVVFDKEQLRAYVVASADDAIEVIDIRSGQPVNTIRLNNGDQPSDALLTPDRATLMVVNQGTNSVSFIDPNSNFESTRVKVGNSPASIILDPQGKRAYVFNTLSSNFSVLDVNARVVLATVSTESVPVRGDFNRQGDKLYVFHQWSPTLLVYDTASLTVLKRIYTGLGVSAIKVDRATDRLYVAKKDSAIIEIYDPFSLIPIDFLEAGGWASYMLIDADENNLLLVLPEKNALQSINLISKKNRFLMDTGSAPNWSAIMGAR; encoded by the coding sequence ATGCCTATCAAGACGTTTGCGATACTTCTGATTCTTCTGCTCTGTGGCGCCTGCACATCGCAGGTGACCAGGCTTAAGCCGGTGCCGACCGAAGACGGTGAAGTCTACCTGTACGCGCAGCCGCTGCCGCAAGAGGCGACAGGCCTGCGTTTCCGCCTCAAACAAGTGATCGCGGTAAAAGGAGACGGCGCCGAGGTGCCGCTCACCGTGATGCTCCCGGACTTGAGGCCCGGAACTTCTGACCGGCAGCGGCTGCTGGCGCACGGCTTTCTGCCTCCCGGCCAGTATCAGGGTTTTTACTTCCAGGCGGAACAGGCGTTTTTGGCTGGGGAAAAGGGCGAGAACGAGTTGGCCATCGACGAGAAGCGGGAGCTGCAGGTATTCCCTTTCACAGTGAAGCGTAGACAGGCGGATCTTTTTTCCCTGTCCTTCAAGGTGGGGGAGTCACTGCGGAGAGTTCAAGGGTTCATGCCTATCTTCGTCCTCGGCACTTTGCCTAAACCATTGACGAACCTGACCGGCTATGTCACCAATTATGCCGCCGGCGATATCACCGTTTTCGACAAAAGATCGGGCGAAGCTCTAGATGTCATAGCGACGGGGCGCGCGCCTAAGACCGTCGTATTCGATAAGGAGCAGTTGCGGGCCTACGTGGTAGCCTCGGCGGACGATGCCATCGAAGTCATTGACATCCGGTCCGGCCAGCCTGTCAACACCATACGCCTCAACAACGGCGACCAGCCCAGCGACGCGCTCCTCACCCCCGACCGGGCGACGCTGATGGTGGTCAACCAGGGCACCAACTCGGTGAGCTTCATCGACCCCAACTCCAATTTCGAGTCGACCCGGGTCAAGGTGGGCAACAGCCCGGCTAGTATAATCCTCGACCCCCAAGGCAAAAGGGCGTACGTCTTCAACACCCTATCCAGCAATTTTTCCGTGCTGGATGTAAATGCGCGGGTGGTCCTTGCCACCGTGTCGACCGAGTCTGTGCCGGTCCGGGGCGATTTCAACAGGCAGGGGGACAAACTCTATGTCTTTCACCAGTGGTCTCCCACCTTGCTGGTTTACGATACCGCGTCCCTGACTGTGCTGAAGAGGATTTACACTGGGCTCGGGGTGAGCGCCATCAAGGTAGACCGCGCCACCGATCGCCTGTACGTGGCCAAAAAAGACAGCGCCATTATCGAGATCTATGATCCTTTTTCCCTGATACCGATCGATTTCCTTGAAGCGGGAGGTTGGGCGTCTTACATGCTCATAGACGCGGATGAAAACAACCTTTTGTTGGTGCTGCCGGAGAAGAACGCCCTTCAGAGCATCAACCTGATTAGCAAGAAAAACCGTTTTCTTATGGACACCGGCAGCGCACCCAACTGGTCTGCCATAATGGGCGCGAGGTAA
- a CDS encoding cytochrome c3 family protein gives MINRHKVLILFGVIGSLMVGLIANAQDNTAKFRLKPGAFGKLCQDCHTTFEEKLKKTYVHTPVKKGDCTGCHNPHSSNFKKLLSADSSKICSSCHKDLLSANAISNHKVVVEGNCMKCHDPHSSAIKNNLLKGGNELCLECHKALKNAIAKAKFQHAPVTKDCTICHDPHMSVKEDFLLKDKVSALCSGCHKTDKPMFIKRHMNYPMANTHCTSCHDPHGSSVQGILYNNVHKPVASKMCNQCHEDAASPNALKTKRQGGELCKGCHNDMYNSAFGKNKVHSPLFSKKGCLTCHNPHAGKEKGLLKEPMLIVCGKCHADTIQRQNKSVTKHEPVASGNCTACHDPHSSNYQLLVKQGSVIDVCATCHDWMKHSTHPIGDKYKDPRNKNATLNCLSCHRSHGTEYKGLMPFNTVSELCVQCHEKFRR, from the coding sequence ATGATAAATAGACACAAGGTATTGATCCTGTTTGGTGTTATCGGCTCTCTCATGGTCGGCCTCATAGCCAACGCTCAAGATAACACCGCGAAATTCCGGCTTAAACCGGGGGCCTTCGGTAAACTCTGCCAGGATTGCCATACGACCTTCGAGGAGAAGCTGAAGAAGACCTATGTGCACACCCCGGTGAAGAAAGGGGACTGCACCGGGTGCCACAACCCGCACAGCTCGAATTTCAAGAAGCTATTGTCTGCCGACAGTTCCAAGATATGCTCGTCCTGCCATAAAGACCTGTTGTCTGCGAACGCGATAAGCAACCATAAGGTCGTCGTTGAAGGCAACTGCATGAAGTGTCACGACCCGCATTCTTCCGCCATCAAGAACAACCTGCTCAAGGGGGGGAACGAGTTGTGCCTTGAGTGCCACAAGGCATTGAAAAACGCCATCGCGAAGGCGAAGTTCCAACACGCGCCTGTGACGAAGGACTGCACCATCTGCCATGACCCGCACATGTCGGTCAAGGAGGATTTTCTCCTGAAGGACAAAGTAAGTGCGCTGTGCAGCGGTTGCCACAAAACAGACAAGCCTATGTTCATCAAGCGTCACATGAACTACCCCATGGCGAACACACATTGCACCTCCTGTCACGATCCTCACGGCTCTAGCGTGCAGGGGATCCTGTACAACAACGTGCACAAGCCGGTGGCAAGCAAGATGTGCAACCAGTGCCATGAAGACGCCGCATCGCCCAACGCCCTGAAGACCAAACGTCAGGGCGGCGAACTCTGCAAGGGTTGTCACAATGACATGTACAACTCGGCCTTCGGCAAGAACAAGGTCCACTCACCGCTGTTCAGCAAGAAAGGATGCCTGACCTGTCATAACCCGCATGCGGGTAAGGAAAAGGGGTTACTGAAGGAGCCGATGTTGATTGTTTGCGGCAAGTGCCATGCTGACACTATTCAGCGACAGAACAAGTCAGTGACCAAGCATGAGCCGGTGGCTTCTGGAAACTGTACTGCCTGCCACGATCCGCATTCCTCGAACTACCAGTTGCTCGTAAAGCAGGGCTCAGTCATAGACGTGTGCGCCACCTGCCACGACTGGATGAAGCACTCTACGCACCCCATCGGCGATAAGTACAAGGATCCCAGAAACAAGAATGCAACGCTTAACTGTTTGAGTTGCCACCGTTCTCATGGAACCGAGTACAAAGGCCTGATGCCGTTCAATACGGTAAGTGAACTGTGCGTCCAGTGCCACGAAAAATTCCGGAGGTAA
- a CDS encoding cytochrome c3 family protein: MLTVLLAVMVSLTGSRTALAAKAFVRKDCSDCHKKFDDKFSSVKYVHPMVHDKKCEDCHLRHGIIPKLLLKHDGNQLCLNCHPANKIGLTKPKVHTPIVKGKCTTCHNPHGSDSRYFMKSAGKEACFQCHKKSAFEKKVVHKVLTDKGCSACHLAHSSDYNNLLSSEVPKLCLNCHDKGSASFKKSHGGYPVDQKNCTVCHNPHSSDQPKLLKGSVHNPVASAGCDGCHNPPNSANPFAVSLKKGELCAQCHESATLKGGGTVEHMPFKEGDCLLCHNPHASEQTKLLVQEGNDLCKVCHASETASHLFKHKAVIDGKGCLSCHKPHAAAKKKLLVAEGADLCYSCHAKTKEALKGKGLHEPFSGGECSSCHDAHGSNFPGMMKDRMDTVCFNCHSDAETRFKKNYTHKPVQDSNCAACHKPHSSDLKKLLKADGAQLCTSCHAEFMKPVSQGVNHQPFTDGDCLGCHDPHASNIQGMITSNQSELCVTCHSDLNKNAKDAKSSHAPFTKGDCTKCHSPHKAKLNKLLLAQSPDLCVNCHKDIKEKIARQRPHPPAQKDCSTCHLPHLSKQKSLLVEPLQTMCAECHEVEKPSFVKAHIGIKAADMDCISCHSPHASNDPKFFKDVVHPPFAGRTCDDCHLKQ, encoded by the coding sequence ATGCTGACGGTGCTGCTGGCGGTGATGGTTTCGCTCACCGGTAGCAGGACCGCCCTCGCCGCAAAGGCATTTGTCCGTAAGGATTGTTCGGACTGTCACAAAAAATTCGACGACAAATTTTCCTCCGTCAAGTATGTGCACCCGATGGTGCACGACAAGAAGTGCGAGGACTGCCACCTGCGTCACGGCATTATCCCGAAACTGCTTCTCAAGCACGATGGCAACCAACTCTGCTTGAACTGCCATCCCGCCAACAAGATAGGTTTGACCAAGCCCAAGGTGCATACCCCCATTGTTAAGGGTAAATGTACGACCTGTCACAACCCCCATGGCTCTGATTCCCGTTATTTCATGAAGTCTGCCGGGAAGGAAGCCTGCTTCCAGTGCCATAAGAAATCAGCGTTCGAAAAGAAGGTCGTGCACAAAGTGCTCACCGACAAAGGCTGCAGTGCCTGTCATCTGGCTCACAGCTCGGATTACAACAACCTGCTCTCGTCCGAGGTGCCGAAACTTTGCCTGAACTGCCACGACAAGGGGAGCGCCTCCTTCAAGAAGTCGCACGGCGGCTACCCGGTCGACCAGAAAAACTGCACTGTATGCCACAACCCTCACTCCTCCGATCAACCAAAGCTGCTCAAAGGCAGCGTGCACAACCCTGTTGCCTCCGCCGGTTGCGACGGTTGTCACAACCCGCCCAATTCGGCCAATCCCTTTGCTGTTTCTCTGAAGAAGGGAGAACTGTGCGCCCAGTGCCATGAAAGCGCCACCCTCAAAGGGGGCGGCACCGTCGAGCATATGCCGTTCAAGGAAGGTGACTGTCTGTTGTGCCACAATCCGCATGCTTCCGAACAGACAAAGCTGTTGGTGCAGGAGGGCAACGATCTCTGCAAGGTCTGTCATGCGTCGGAAACGGCATCGCACCTTTTCAAGCACAAGGCTGTGATCGATGGCAAGGGGTGCCTGTCCTGCCACAAACCGCACGCTGCGGCCAAGAAGAAGCTTCTCGTCGCCGAGGGCGCCGACCTGTGCTACTCCTGCCATGCGAAGACCAAAGAGGCGCTGAAAGGTAAGGGCCTGCACGAGCCGTTCTCAGGCGGGGAGTGCAGCAGTTGCCACGATGCGCATGGCTCCAACTTCCCCGGCATGATGAAAGACCGCATGGATACTGTCTGCTTCAATTGCCACAGCGACGCGGAGACAAGGTTCAAGAAGAACTACACTCACAAGCCGGTCCAGGATTCCAACTGTGCTGCCTGTCATAAGCCGCACTCGTCGGACCTGAAGAAGCTCCTAAAGGCTGACGGGGCGCAGTTGTGCACGTCGTGCCACGCGGAGTTCATGAAGCCTGTAAGCCAAGGGGTTAATCACCAGCCCTTCACCGACGGGGACTGCCTTGGCTGCCATGATCCCCATGCCAGCAACATCCAGGGGATGATCACCAGCAACCAAAGCGAACTGTGCGTCACCTGCCACAGCGACCTGAACAAGAACGCCAAGGACGCCAAGAGCAGCCATGCTCCCTTCACCAAGGGGGACTGCACCAAGTGCCACAGCCCGCACAAGGCGAAACTCAACAAGCTCCTTCTTGCGCAGAGCCCCGACCTCTGCGTCAACTGCCACAAGGACATCAAGGAGAAGATCGCCCGGCAAAGGCCCCACCCCCCCGCGCAGAAAGATTGCTCGACCTGCCACCTGCCGCATCTCTCCAAGCAGAAGTCTCTTCTGGTCGAGCCGTTGCAGACGATGTGCGCAGAATGCCATGAAGTCGAAAAACCTTCTTTCGTCAAAGCTCATATAGGCATCAAGGCAGCCGACATGGATTGCATCAGCTGCCATAGCCCGCACGCTTCGAACGATCCCAAGTTTTTCAAAGATGTCGTGCATCCTCCGTTTGCCGGCAGAACGTGCGATGACTGCCACCTAAAACAATAG
- a CDS encoding GNA1162 family protein: MTNPRKMRAWNLVLCMLLAVALLLPGCGGKTGVYLDSTMDFGAVRSVAVMPLANLTREQQAADRVRDVFSTALMASSGIYVTPPGEVMRGIVNSGIANPSSPTADEVVKFCKATKTDAVFTGVIREYGDLRSGTATANVLSMSMQMIEGQTGKVIWSGDSTQGGISISDRLLGGGGQPLNVITEKAVYDLLGKLF; encoded by the coding sequence ATGACAAACCCTAGAAAGATGAGAGCATGGAACCTCGTACTCTGCATGCTGCTGGCAGTGGCGCTGCTGCTCCCCGGCTGCGGCGGCAAAACCGGTGTTTACCTGGACTCCACCATGGACTTCGGTGCGGTGCGCTCCGTGGCCGTCATGCCGCTTGCCAACCTTACCAGGGAGCAACAGGCAGCGGACAGGGTCCGTGACGTCTTCAGCACGGCGCTCATGGCCAGCAGCGGCATCTACGTGACCCCCCCCGGTGAAGTCATGCGCGGCATCGTCAATTCCGGCATCGCCAACCCCAGTAGCCCCACAGCTGACGAGGTGGTCAAGTTCTGCAAGGCGACCAAGACAGACGCCGTTTTTACCGGGGTGATCCGTGAATATGGTGACCTGCGGTCTGGGACCGCCACAGCCAACGTTCTTTCGATGAGCATGCAGATGATCGAAGGGCAGACAGGTAAGGTCATCTGGTCGGGGGACTCAACCCAGGGGGGGATCAGCATTAGTGACCGCCTGTTGGGAGGCGGCGGCCAGCCGCTCAACGTCATCACGGAAAAGGCGGTTTATGATCTCCTGGGCAAACTTTTTTAG
- a CDS encoding NHL repeat-containing protein produces MRALIYANLLLLVLLVPVQSFAAGSLKLRFLTTISADDKEGLIKSPEGIACNDQSEVVVADTGNGRLLRYTFQDRTLKGGQEIKLPQVQVPVKVQFGAKNDIFVLDGKQQKLAHLNPDGSFAGFVTPYGVTNPDKYVIKSFKVDGANSVYLLDIGGERVLHVAMDGKLLGQIPFPAGFGFITDLAVTPGADVILLDSVGSRLYVAKKDATQFTPLTKDLHEYLNFAGFVTTASRGGELYLLDQDGGAVVTIGPDGSFQGRQLGLGWKAGQLYYPTQICFDKNGNVFIADRGNSRVQVFESAK; encoded by the coding sequence ATGCGAGCCTTGATATACGCCAACCTTCTGCTTCTGGTCCTGCTGGTGCCGGTCCAGTCTTTTGCCGCTGGGTCACTTAAGCTCCGGTTCCTTACCACCATCAGCGCCGATGACAAGGAGGGGCTCATCAAGAGCCCCGAGGGTATCGCCTGCAACGACCAGTCGGAAGTAGTGGTCGCCGACACCGGCAACGGACGCCTTCTGCGTTACACCTTTCAGGACAGGACCCTCAAGGGGGGGCAGGAGATTAAACTCCCCCAGGTGCAGGTTCCCGTTAAAGTGCAGTTCGGTGCAAAGAACGACATCTTTGTCCTTGACGGCAAGCAGCAGAAGCTTGCACACCTCAACCCTGATGGCAGTTTCGCCGGTTTCGTAACCCCCTATGGCGTGACTAACCCGGATAAGTACGTCATCAAGAGCTTCAAGGTGGACGGCGCTAACAGTGTCTACCTTCTTGACATAGGCGGCGAGCGCGTTTTGCATGTGGCCATGGACGGTAAACTTCTTGGCCAGATACCTTTCCCTGCCGGATTTGGTTTTATAACGGATCTTGCCGTGACCCCTGGCGCTGATGTGATTTTGCTCGATTCGGTTGGCTCCAGGCTGTACGTGGCGAAAAAAGACGCGACGCAGTTCACGCCGCTCACTAAGGACCTGCATGAGTACCTGAATTTCGCTGGTTTCGTGACCACCGCGAGCCGGGGTGGGGAACTGTACCTGCTGGATCAGGATGGAGGTGCAGTCGTGACCATAGGCCCGGATGGCAGCTTTCAGGGGCGCCAGTTGGGTTTGGGCTGGAAAGCCGGCCAACTGTATTACCCCACCCAGATTTGCTTCGACAAAAACGGGAATGTCTTCATAGCCGACCGTGGGAACTCCCGGGTTCAGGTTTTCGAGAGCGCCAAGTAG